One part of the Alosa alosa isolate M-15738 ecotype Scorff River chromosome 4, AALO_Geno_1.1, whole genome shotgun sequence genome encodes these proteins:
- the tuba5 gene encoding tubulin alpha 5 isoform X2 has translation MPADKPRGGGDDSFNTFFSETGAGKHVPRAVFVDLEPSVIDEVRSGAYRSLFHPEQLINGKEDAANNYARGHYTVGKEIIDIVLERVRKLTDQCTGLQGFLIFHSFGGGTGSGFTSLLMERLSVDYGKKSKLEFAIYPAPQVSTAVVEPYNSILTTHTTLEHSDCAFMVDNEAIYDICRRNLDIERPSYTNLNRLIGQIVSSITASLRFDGALNVDLTEFQTNLVPYPRIHFPLVTYSPIISAEKAYHEQLSVAEITTACFEPSNQMVKCDPRHGKYMACCMLYRGDVVPKDVNVAIANIKTKRSIQFVDWCPTGFKVGINYQPPTVVPGGDLAKVQRAVCMLSNTTAIAEAWARLDHKFDLMYAKRAFVHWYVGEGMEEGEFSEAREDLAALEKDYEEVGADSVEDEEEGEEY, from the exons ATGCCAGCCGACAAGCCCAGAGGTGGAGGCGACGACTCCTTCAACACGTTCTTCAGCGAGACCGGTGCTGGGAAGCACGTTCCGCGGGCTGTGTTTGTGGACCTGGAACCATCTGTGATTG ATGAGGTCCGATCGGGGGCCTATCGCAGCCTGTTCCACCCTGAACAGCTCATCAACGGGAAGGAGGATGCAGCCAATAACTACGCCCGCGGACACTACACTGTCGGCAAGGAGATCATCGACATAGTCCTGGAGCGTGTTCGCAAGCTG ACTGACCAGTGCACAGGTCTTCAGGGCTTCCTCATCTTCCACAGCTTCGGTGGCGGCACTGGCTCCGGCTTCACCTCCCTGCTGATGGAGCGCCTGTCTGTCGACTACGGAAAGAAGTCCAAGCTGGAGTTCGCCATCTACCCCGCGCCCCAGGTGTCCACGGCAGTGGTGGAGCCCTACAACTCCATCCtgaccacccacaccaccctgGAGCACTCCGACTGTGCTTTCATGGTGGACAACGAGGCTATCTATGACATCTGCAGGCGCAACCTGGACATTGAGCGGCCCAGCTACACCAACCTTAACAGGCTGATTGGCCAGATCGTGTCCTCCATCACCGCCTCCCTCCGATTTGACGGAGCCCTGAACGTGGACCTGACTGAGTTCCAGACCAACTTGGTGCCCTACCCTCGTATCCACTTCCCCTTGGTGACGTACTCTCCCATCATCTCCGCTGAGAAGGCCTACCACGAGCAGCTGTCTGTCGCCGAGATCACAACTGCTTGCTTCGAGCCGTCCAATCAGATGGTGAAGTGCGACCCTCGTCACGGCAAGTACATGGCCTGCTGCATGCTGTACCGGGGAGATGTGGTGCCGAAGGACGTCAACGTGGCCATCGCCAACATCAAGACCAAACGTTCCATCCAGTTTGTGGACTGGTGCCCCACTGGCTTCAAG GTTGGCATCAACTACCAGCCGCCCACTGTGGTGCCCGGTGGAGACCTGGCCAAGGTGCAGAGGGCCGTGTGCATGCTGAGCAACACCACCGCCATCGCCGAGGCCTGGGCCCGTCTGGACCACAAGTTCGACCTGATGTACGCCAAGCGTGCCTTCGTGCACTGGTACGTGGGCGAGGGCATGGAGGAGGGCGAGTTCTCCGAGGCCCGCGAGGATCTGGCAGCGCTGGAGAAGGACTACGAGGAGGTGGGAGCGGATTCcgtggaggacgaggaggagggcgAGGAGTACTGA
- the tuba5 gene encoding tubulin alpha 5 isoform X1, producing the protein MTLLCWRRHVTRLKSTESTHRTLFLYIFFIRLSKSISKMRECISIHVGQAGVQIGNACWELYCLEHGIQPDGNMPADKPRGGGDDSFNTFFSETGAGKHVPRAVFVDLEPSVIDEVRSGAYRSLFHPEQLINGKEDAANNYARGHYTVGKEIIDIVLERVRKLTDQCTGLQGFLIFHSFGGGTGSGFTSLLMERLSVDYGKKSKLEFAIYPAPQVSTAVVEPYNSILTTHTTLEHSDCAFMVDNEAIYDICRRNLDIERPSYTNLNRLIGQIVSSITASLRFDGALNVDLTEFQTNLVPYPRIHFPLVTYSPIISAEKAYHEQLSVAEITTACFEPSNQMVKCDPRHGKYMACCMLYRGDVVPKDVNVAIANIKTKRSIQFVDWCPTGFKVGINYQPPTVVPGGDLAKVQRAVCMLSNTTAIAEAWARLDHKFDLMYAKRAFVHWYVGEGMEEGEFSEAREDLAALEKDYEEVGADSVEDEEEGEEY; encoded by the exons CGTGAGTGCATCTCCATACACGTGGGTCAAGCTGGAGTTCAGATtggcaatgcatgctgggagctGTACTGCCTGGAACATGGCATTCAGCCTGATGGCAACATGCCAGCCGACAAGCCCAGAGGTGGAGGCGACGACTCCTTCAACACGTTCTTCAGCGAGACCGGTGCTGGGAAGCACGTTCCGCGGGCTGTGTTTGTGGACCTGGAACCATCTGTGATTG ATGAGGTCCGATCGGGGGCCTATCGCAGCCTGTTCCACCCTGAACAGCTCATCAACGGGAAGGAGGATGCAGCCAATAACTACGCCCGCGGACACTACACTGTCGGCAAGGAGATCATCGACATAGTCCTGGAGCGTGTTCGCAAGCTG ACTGACCAGTGCACAGGTCTTCAGGGCTTCCTCATCTTCCACAGCTTCGGTGGCGGCACTGGCTCCGGCTTCACCTCCCTGCTGATGGAGCGCCTGTCTGTCGACTACGGAAAGAAGTCCAAGCTGGAGTTCGCCATCTACCCCGCGCCCCAGGTGTCCACGGCAGTGGTGGAGCCCTACAACTCCATCCtgaccacccacaccaccctgGAGCACTCCGACTGTGCTTTCATGGTGGACAACGAGGCTATCTATGACATCTGCAGGCGCAACCTGGACATTGAGCGGCCCAGCTACACCAACCTTAACAGGCTGATTGGCCAGATCGTGTCCTCCATCACCGCCTCCCTCCGATTTGACGGAGCCCTGAACGTGGACCTGACTGAGTTCCAGACCAACTTGGTGCCCTACCCTCGTATCCACTTCCCCTTGGTGACGTACTCTCCCATCATCTCCGCTGAGAAGGCCTACCACGAGCAGCTGTCTGTCGCCGAGATCACAACTGCTTGCTTCGAGCCGTCCAATCAGATGGTGAAGTGCGACCCTCGTCACGGCAAGTACATGGCCTGCTGCATGCTGTACCGGGGAGATGTGGTGCCGAAGGACGTCAACGTGGCCATCGCCAACATCAAGACCAAACGTTCCATCCAGTTTGTGGACTGGTGCCCCACTGGCTTCAAG GTTGGCATCAACTACCAGCCGCCCACTGTGGTGCCCGGTGGAGACCTGGCCAAGGTGCAGAGGGCCGTGTGCATGCTGAGCAACACCACCGCCATCGCCGAGGCCTGGGCCCGTCTGGACCACAAGTTCGACCTGATGTACGCCAAGCGTGCCTTCGTGCACTGGTACGTGGGCGAGGGCATGGAGGAGGGCGAGTTCTCCGAGGCCCGCGAGGATCTGGCAGCGCTGGAGAAGGACTACGAGGAGGTGGGAGCGGATTCcgtggaggacgaggaggagggcgAGGAGTACTGA